The genomic stretch GTCGAAATTTGTGGGGGCAGACTCACCGAGGATACGCCAGATTCAGTTCGATTTCGTTGGCGAGTCCCAGCATGAAGTCGGGGATCTCCTGTTCGAAGTACTGGCCCTTGAAGCGGTGGGAAGGGCCGGAGACGCTCATCGCCCCGAGGACGCCGTCGTTGGGGTCTCGAACGGGGACGCCGACCGCGTTGAGGCGCTCTAAGTTCTCCTCGCGGTTGAACGCGTAGCCTTGCGAGCGGATCTGCTTCAACTCGGCGAACAGTTCGTCCTCGTCGATAATCGTATAGGGAGTGACGGCAGGCAACCCCCAGGTGTCGATGATTTCGTGGATGCGCTCGGGGGGCATGTGGGCAAGAATCGCCTTGCCCGCGGCAGTCGAGTGGAGATAGATGCGTTTGCCGACGCCGGAGTCGGTCCGCACGGCGTGGCGACCGGTCTCGCGAAACAGGTAGACGCCGCGCCCGTTCTCCTCGACGATGAACTGGGCGCGCTCCTCGAAGTGCGTCGCGAGGTTCTCCGTGTGGCGCTGGAACAACTGGTATTTCGGGTGGTTGTCGCGAATCTCCTCGCCCAGTTCGAGGAACCGCCAGCTGAGTCGATACTTGTCACCCTCTCTGACGACGTAATCGAGATGGCACATCGTCTTGAGGTGGTTGTGCACCGTGCTCTTTGCGAGGCCCAATGTAGTGGCGATGTCCGTAACTCCCGTCTGCTGGGTGTCTGCGAGGAGTTCCATGATGGCGAACGCCGTTTCGACCGATTTGATGGTTCCCGTCCCTGTTGGCGTTTCCGACATGTCCATGTAATCACTTACCACAGTGGGACAAAAGTGTTCCGTCTGGAAAACCCCCGATTCGTGGGCTACAGCACTCATATCTGTCATCTAACCGTTCGTGAGGTGCGAACACGTGCCACGTACAGGGGAAGTTCAAGCATGTCCGAATGTGTTACCCAGTGACGCGCGTTTTCGGGACTATTTCCGATATTCCAGATTATTTGCGGACAGGGTTCGATAATTTCGCTGGATAACAGACGGATATTCAGTTGTCTTGTGTTCCACGCTGCCGAACGCGGCAATCTATGCGTCGTCTTGCGG from Haladaptatus sp. QDMS2 encodes the following:
- a CDS encoding IclR family transcriptional regulator, whose protein sequence is MDMSETPTGTGTIKSVETAFAIMELLADTQQTGVTDIATTLGLAKSTVHNHLKTMCHLDYVVREGDKYRLSWRFLELGEEIRDNHPKYQLFQRHTENLATHFEERAQFIVEENGRGVYLFRETGRHAVRTDSGVGKRIYLHSTAAGKAILAHMPPERIHEIIDTWGLPAVTPYTIIDEDELFAELKQIRSQGYAFNREENLERLNAVGVPVRDPNDGVLGAMSVSGPSHRFKGQYFEQEIPDFMLGLANEIELNLAYPR